In one window of Primulina tabacum isolate GXHZ01 chromosome 8, ASM2559414v2, whole genome shotgun sequence DNA:
- the LOC142554224 gene encoding deSI-like protein At4g17486, with product MHLIPVSSSSDSSPEELSNGEKSRSMLYLNVYDLTPINNYLYWFGLGIFHSGIEAHEMEYGFGAHEYPTSGVFEVEPRGCPGFVFRRSILVGSTDMSRAEFRSFMEDLSNRYHGDTYHLISKNCNHFTDEVCLHLTGSPIPGWVNRLARLGAFCNCLLPESIQATSVRHLPDHQMYSEDGMDSCGSSEAGESEEDNLDYHLLTTPNSDVAFFKDKPVRLAKDIL from the coding sequence ATGCATTTAATTCCAGTTTCATCAAGCTCTGATAGTTCACCAGAGGAGCTGAGCAATGGAGAGAAAAGTCGTTCGATGTTGTACCTAAACGTGTATGATCTTACCCCCATAAACAACTACCTCTATTGGTTTGGCCTTGGAATCTTTCATTCTGGTATTGAAGCACATGAAATGGAATATGGCTTTGGAGCTCATGAATACCCAACTAGTGGAGTATTTGAAGTCGAACCTAGAGGTTGCCCTGGTTTTGTTTTTAGGCGTTCAATCCTTGTGGGCAGCACTGACATGTCTCGTGCAGAATTTCGGTCATTTATGGAGGATCTTTCCAACAGATATCATGGGGACACATACCATTTGATTTCCAAAAATTGCAACCATTTTACCGATGAAGTCTGTTTGCATCTGACGGGAAGCCCCATACCCGGATGGGTGAATAGATTGGCTCGACTTGGAGCTTTCTGTAATTGTCTGTTGCCGGAGAGTATTCAGGCTACATCAGTCAGACATCTCCCTGATCATCAAATGTATTCAGAAGATGGAATGGATTCTTGTGGATCATCTGAAGCAGGAGAAAGCGAAGAAGACAATCTAGACTATCACCTGCTTACGACTCCCAACAGCGATGTGGCATTTTTTAAGGACAAACCAGTAAGGCTAGCCAAAGATATTCTATGA